One part of the Desulfovibrio sp. genome encodes these proteins:
- a CDS encoding tyrosine recombinase XerC: MNKRQNQQQKQPAPDRARLFVDAFLVWMEVQKGASSATLKAYGSDLAQLAEFLRGQDADLGRPETVTKRHIQAYLAWLFRLGDAKSSMARKLAAARSYFRFQQRTGAVAENVAAQVRNPRQEKRHPRALNVDETFALLDTEQKPGQTGVESAEAERLLCRDLALAELLYGSGLRISEALGLNIDDVQLSSRVLRVMGKGSRERLAPLSDTSCERLKSWLDERPLMALSDEPALFVGSRGSRLNRREAARIVERLCRRAGLDFTVSPHSLRHSFATHLLTAGADLRSVQELLGHSRLTTTQRYTQVSLEHLMEAYDKAHPKASKK; encoded by the coding sequence GTGAACAAGCGGCAGAATCAGCAGCAGAAGCAGCCTGCGCCTGACCGCGCCAGGCTGTTTGTCGATGCCTTTCTGGTATGGATGGAAGTGCAGAAGGGCGCATCGTCAGCCACTCTCAAGGCCTACGGCAGCGACCTTGCGCAGCTGGCCGAATTTCTGCGTGGGCAGGATGCTGACCTCGGCAGGCCCGAAACCGTCACCAAGCGCCACATTCAGGCCTATCTGGCGTGGCTGTTCCGCCTTGGCGACGCCAAAAGTTCCATGGCCAGAAAACTGGCGGCAGCCCGCTCGTATTTTCGTTTTCAGCAGCGCACTGGCGCTGTGGCAGAGAATGTGGCCGCGCAGGTGCGCAACCCCCGGCAGGAAAAGCGCCATCCTCGCGCACTCAATGTGGATGAAACCTTTGCCCTGCTGGACACGGAACAGAAGCCGGGGCAGACCGGGGTGGAAAGCGCCGAGGCAGAGCGGCTGCTTTGCCGCGATCTGGCGCTGGCCGAGCTGCTGTACGGTTCTGGCCTGCGCATATCTGAAGCGCTGGGCCTCAATATAGATGATGTGCAGCTTTCATCGCGCGTGCTGCGGGTCATGGGCAAGGGGTCGCGCGAGCGCCTTGCGCCGCTTTCCGACACTTCGTGCGAGAGACTCAAAAGCTGGCTCGACGAACGCCCCCTCATGGCCTTGTCCGACGAACCGGCCCTGTTTGTAGGCTCGCGCGGTTCTCGCCTGAACCGCAGGGAAGCCGCGCGCATTGTTGAGCGCCTGTGCCGCAGGGCAGGGCTTGATTTTACGGTATCGCCCCACAGCCTGCGCCATTCGTTTGCCACCCACCTGCTCACTGCTGGCGCAGACCTGCGCAGCGTGCAGGAACTGCTTGGTCACAGCAGGCTGACCACCACCCAGCGATACACGCAGGTGAGTCTTGAGCACCTTATGGAGGCCTACGACAAGGCCCATCCCAAGGCGTCCAAAAAATAA
- a CDS encoding biotin/lipoyl-binding protein: MPEPIYLHLPEAPLKKHGRQFLRLLPIWVLVFLAAGAWWWIEAGRVTSTWAMLDGMVYAVSSEFPARVDAVAVREGDRVKKGQVIARLDVSGYAKRMAEAGKDVAGMRVMAGPPGMEETASRLRQAQAAEREITQRIAQARHEEDLKQKNREERVAEHVRAQLALRTLDSQGGEHAVGTSRYAAAKQAEMQTRLAKERAVVEFEQVSLVRAAMDQELARVRDETLRYKQMASRNRYAPQYVTGALGAAMNAAPQQVVDGNLYAPQDGRILRGLAVPGQTVQRGDPVALLLPEGKEAQKSFWIIAYFTQDAANALKPGQKCAVSLQNNVKLEGRIYDRLEPQSLPAGASVNSKEVAASKEAVASPQLYVPVRITISDGEGKQFEPGMVGKCEVMTRVFWD, from the coding sequence ATGCCTGAACCGATTTATTTACACTTGCCAGAGGCCCCGCTGAAAAAGCACGGGCGCCAGTTTTTGCGCCTGCTGCCCATTTGGGTACTTGTTTTTCTGGCAGCCGGAGCCTGGTGGTGGATTGAGGCTGGCCGCGTTACAAGCACCTGGGCCATGCTGGACGGCATGGTTTACGCCGTTTCATCCGAATTTCCCGCCAGGGTGGACGCCGTCGCAGTGCGCGAGGGCGACCGCGTCAAAAAAGGCCAGGTAATTGCCCGTCTTGATGTCAGCGGATACGCCAAACGTATGGCTGAGGCCGGAAAGGATGTGGCAGGCATGCGGGTAATGGCGGGGCCTCCCGGCATGGAAGAAACGGCTTCACGGCTCAGACAGGCGCAGGCAGCCGAGCGTGAAATAACGCAGCGCATAGCCCAGGCGCGGCACGAAGAAGACCTCAAACAAAAAAATCGTGAAGAACGGGTGGCAGAGCACGTGCGCGCGCAGCTTGCCCTGCGCACCCTTGACAGCCAGGGCGGTGAACACGCTGTGGGGACATCACGCTATGCCGCCGCCAAACAGGCGGAAATGCAGACCCGGCTGGCCAAGGAAAGGGCCGTGGTGGAATTTGAGCAGGTAAGTCTGGTGCGTGCGGCCATGGATCAGGAACTGGCCCGCGTGCGCGATGAAACCCTGCGCTACAAGCAGATGGCCTCGCGCAACCGCTATGCGCCCCAGTATGTCACCGGCGCTCTTGGTGCTGCCATGAATGCCGCCCCCCAGCAGGTGGTGGACGGCAACCTCTACGCGCCGCAGGACGGGCGCATCCTGCGTGGCCTGGCCGTGCCGGGGCAGACCGTGCAGCGGGGCGATCCCGTGGCCTTGTTGCTGCCAGAGGGCAAGGAAGCACAAAAATCTTTCTGGATCATTGCCTACTTTACGCAGGATGCGGCCAATGCCCTCAAGCCCGGGCAAAAGTGCGCCGTCAGCCTGCAAAACAATGTAAAGCTTGAAGGCCGGATTTATGACCGGCTCGAACCGCAGTCCCTGCCCGCAGGTGCCAGTGTGAACAGCAAGGAGGTTGCGGCCAGCAAGGAAGCCGTAGCCAGCCCGCAGCTTTATGTGCCTGTGCGCATTACCATCAGTGATGGCGAGGGCAAGCAGTTTGAGCCGGGAATGGTGGGAAAGTGTGAAGTTATGACGAGGGTGTTCTGGGATTAG
- a CDS encoding manganese-dependent inorganic pyrophosphatase: MSALVIGHMNPDTDSIISAIAAADLYSKRGLDVTPAAQGAPTPETEFVLKKFGLTAPQVVADVAGKNLYLVDYSDIAQAPKGMDSACVLGIADHHKLGDVTTSAPLEAWIWPVGCTCTVLKNMFDFYGVEISKGIAGGMLCAILSDTVIFKSPTCTPADKKAVEELAKIAGVSDVMALGMEMFKVKSAVEGTSMKDLVFRDYKDFDMGGNKVGIGQLEVVDLSILEPVKAGLQAEIARVKGEGRHSVFLLLTDIMKEGSEMLIVSDDPSVVEKAFGVKAEGESVWLPGVMSRKKQVVPNFEKAFK, from the coding sequence ATGTCCGCATTAGTTATTGGTCACATGAATCCCGATACCGACAGCATCATTTCTGCCATTGCCGCCGCCGACCTGTACAGCAAGCGCGGTCTGGACGTTACCCCTGCCGCTCAGGGCGCGCCCACGCCTGAAACCGAATTCGTGCTCAAGAAGTTCGGCCTTACCGCTCCTCAGGTTGTTGCCGACGTGGCTGGCAAGAATCTGTACCTGGTGGACTACTCTGACATCGCTCAGGCCCCCAAGGGTATGGATTCCGCGTGTGTGCTCGGCATCGCTGATCACCACAAGCTTGGTGATGTGACCACCTCTGCTCCCCTCGAAGCCTGGATCTGGCCCGTGGGCTGCACCTGCACCGTGCTGAAGAACATGTTTGACTTCTACGGCGTGGAAATCTCCAAGGGCATCGCTGGCGGCATGCTGTGCGCCATCCTCTCCGACACCGTTATCTTCAAGTCGCCCACCTGCACCCCCGCCGACAAGAAGGCCGTTGAAGAACTGGCCAAGATTGCTGGCGTGAGCGACGTGATGGCTCTGGGCATGGAAATGTTCAAGGTCAAGAGCGCCGTTGAAGGCACCTCCATGAAGGATCTGGTCTTCCGTGACTACAAGGATTTCGACATGGGCGGCAACAAGGTCGGCATCGGCCAGCTCGAAGTGGTTGACCTTTCCATCCTGGAACCCGTCAAGGCTGGCCTGCAGGCCGAAATCGCCCGCGTGAAGGGCGAAGGCCGTCACAGCGTGTTCCTGCTGCTGACCGACATCATGAAGGAAGGCTCTGAAATGCTGATCGTTTCCGACGATCCTTCCGTGGTGGAAAAGGCTTTTGGCGTGAAGGCCGAAGGCGAGTCCGTGTGGCTGCCCGGCGTCATGAGCCGCAAAAAGCAGGTTGTGCCCAACTTTGAAAAGGCCTTCAAGTAA
- the dprA gene encoding DNA-processing protein DprA, producing the protein MCADPDSGGGMTRQGRNWACMDEAARKEYWASLALRHCRGLGARSAARLARHFGSAYAAVQARGQWGEAGVNKGQAAEFATGSWRVTAREEWDRSRDLSASIVLWTDPEYPALLRSIIDAPLVLYCRGDLSLLQSPGFAVVGSRKATRHGRSVAEYMARCLSACGIAIVSGMALGIDRVAHEAALARVGRSIGVLGTGIDVLYPPDNMVAFDAMERRGLLISEFAPGTVPHAGNFPIRNRIISGLSLGVLVVEAAQRSGSLITARLALEQNREVYAVPGPALDAHCLGCQDLVRQGARAVFCAEDVLRDLAEQLRPFGIDEQSVPEQEQGLQEDVPSATSAEMQAAKPSAPQAITNPAPAVSTESAPSATASEAPPLNDGERAAAEHAASTGESPDLVAYLRQHGPTHADVLADAAGISAAAANAALVGLEMLGKVRRLPGARYEAVS; encoded by the coding sequence ATGTGTGCTGACCCCGACAGCGGGGGCGGCATGACCCGGCAGGGCAGAAACTGGGCATGCATGGACGAAGCCGCCCGCAAGGAATACTGGGCCAGCCTTGCCCTGCGGCACTGCCGTGGTTTGGGCGCGCGTTCTGCCGCACGCCTTGCGCGGCACTTTGGCTCGGCTTACGCCGCTGTTCAGGCTCGCGGGCAGTGGGGCGAGGCGGGCGTCAACAAGGGGCAGGCGGCTGAATTTGCCACAGGTTCGTGGCGGGTAACCGCCCGCGAAGAATGGGACCGCTCCCGCGATCTTTCCGCATCCATAGTTCTGTGGACAGACCCTGAATATCCCGCGCTTTTACGCTCCATTATTGATGCGCCCCTTGTGCTCTATTGCCGGGGTGATCTTTCTCTGTTGCAGTCTCCGGGTTTTGCCGTGGTGGGTTCCCGCAAGGCCACCCGGCATGGCAGATCTGTGGCCGAATACATGGCCCGCTGCCTTTCGGCCTGCGGCATTGCCATTGTTTCGGGAATGGCCCTTGGCATCGACAGGGTTGCCCACGAGGCCGCACTCGCACGGGTGGGGCGCAGCATCGGCGTACTGGGTACAGGCATTGACGTGCTGTACCCACCGGATAACATGGTGGCATTTGACGCCATGGAGCGCCGTGGCCTGCTGATTTCTGAATTTGCCCCCGGCACTGTGCCGCACGCGGGCAACTTCCCCATCCGCAACCGCATTATCAGCGGGCTTTCGCTGGGGGTGCTGGTTGTGGAGGCCGCCCAGCGATCGGGCAGCCTCATAACTGCGCGGCTGGCGCTGGAGCAAAACCGTGAGGTCTACGCCGTGCCAGGGCCCGCTCTGGATGCGCATTGCCTGGGATGTCAGGATCTTGTGCGGCAGGGCGCGCGCGCCGTTTTTTGCGCAGAGGATGTGCTGCGCGATCTGGCCGAACAGCTGCGCCCCTTCGGCATAGACGAGCAGAGCGTTCCCGAACAGGAGCAGGGCTTGCAGGAGGATGTCCCCTCAGCAACTTCCGCAGAAATGCAGGCTGCAAAACCCTCTGCGCCGCAAGCGATCACCAATCCTGCTCCGGCTGTTTCGACAGAGTCCGCGCCCTCTGCGACAGCGTCAGAAGCGCCGCCGCTCAATGATGGCGAACGCGCGGCTGCGGAGCACGCCGCCAGCACGGGCGAAAGCCCGGATCTGGTTGCGTATCTGCGCCAGCACGGCCCCACCCATGCAGATGTTCTGGCCGATGCCGCGGGGATCAGTGCCGCTGCGGCCAACGCCGCCCTTGTGGGGCTTGAGATGCTCGGCAAGGTGAGGCGTCTGCCCGGTGCGCGCTACGAGGCCGTGTCGTGA